From Quercus robur chromosome 8, dhQueRobu3.1, whole genome shotgun sequence:
attcaactggcaTGGTAGTCACAgtgcttatttttatttttattttccagtaattggtttgtgttttttttttaaatatttatgtaagttggtatatatattgttatattcacataacaaattttacaattattgaagtgtcaatttcttacaagttgaaataaaataataaaatatgagactgtgatcaaccacaactaaaaataaatattttgagaaaatattacaacacttattgttattacaatattttcacaattgttgagatccTAGttttttatagatcaaataaaaaaatgctaagtccacaacattttaacattaatttttacaatgcctaaagttttttttttttttttttagttatcggtttgtgtttttttttttttttttttccttttaaatatttatgtaagctggcatatctatttctattaactatataaataGAGCCAAAGGTCcatgaatagtatttttttggtttattcaattagtgaggtgcactttttgttttcttttctttttttcctttttttcttttttcttttttccttcaagtatGCCAGCTGgtttaagttttgtttttgtttttgttttttgtttttattttttttttaagatctttatatgtttactttgtactcgcaatgcaagtttacattgtaaatacacaaaagtggttaatattatacacatttgcacaaaaaatggtaaatattatacaaatttaatttgccaattttttttatgtctacaatataaatttacattgtaattaagtacaatgtatacatagagagattgtgaaaatgttgtgatgcatgtgtcaattccttatgggtcaaaataaaataagataaaataataaaatatcataccgAGATCTAGCACAACTAAAAATGTCGTGACATATTGTTGTTATTACAATATATTTACAACTATTGAGGTGTaagttataggtcaaaataaaataataaaatattaaactgGGATCCGTAACGATCTTAtacgaatgagattaactttttataacataattatcaaatttttttaaattaatgtctctttttattttgtaatacaaataaactttaaaattgatcataatcattttttttttccatggcTAGCACGTGCCTTACACGTGCTGCCTCAACTAGTATTATAAAAGCTCGAATGCCGCTACAGTGCTTCGGTACTGTGCACTCAGAGTGTTTGCACTGTGCAAGCATTGTAGCGGCAACAATGCTTTGGTGAggcacttcttttttttttttttttttttttttttttttttttttttttcagccttccgtttgtattttttttttttactgttatatATATTGCTgtattgacacaacaaatttcacaatatttttacaattattgaggtgtcaatttcttataagttaaaataaaataataaaatatgaaactgtgaccaaccacaactgaaaataaatgttttgtaaaaagaGACAATGCCACTACAGTTTGCACTGTTCATCTATAGTGTTATTTTGGTGAGCCtatctttgttttttaagttttgaacggtagtTACAATTCCAAATGACACTATAGCTACAATAgctacattttttcttttagtcttccatttgtactttttttttccttttatatatattgttatattgatacaacaaatttcacaatattttcacaattattgagatgTCAATTTCATTTTGCTGCTTTAGTGTTTTAGCACTGTTCATCTACAGTGTCATTTTGGtgagccacttttttttttttttttttttttttttttttttttttaagttttgaacaaTAGTTACAGTACCAAgcggcactgtagctacaataCCAAgcggcactgtagctacagtagtaatacaaaatttttttttttttcagtcttccgtttgtactttttttttttcccttttatatatattgttatactgacacaacaaatttcataatattttcacaagtgtcaatttcttataagtcaaaataaaataataaaatatgaaattttgaccaaccacaactgaaaataaatctatatatataaaagcacgAATGCACTAAatcactgtagctacagtgctttggtttcgtgagccacttttttttcccaagttttGAATAGTAATTGCAATGCcaagtggcactgtagctatAATAgctgtagttttttttttttttttttttttttttttcatgtaatcggtttgtgtttttttttccttttaaatatttatgtaagttggtatatatattgttatattgacacaacaaattttacaatattttcacaattattgacgtgcaCGAATACACTACTATAgatacagtgctttggtttcatgagccacttttttttcccaagttttGAATAGTAACTACAATGCCAAGtggtactgtagctacagtagctacattttttttttctagtaatcggtttgtttgtttgtttgtttgtttgtttgtttttttttttttttttttttttttttttttttttttttttccttttaaatatttatgtaagttggtatatatattgttatactgatacaacaaatttcacaatattttcacaattattggcatgccaatttcttacaagtcgaaataaaataataaaatatgagactgaccaatcacaactaaaaataaatgttttgagaaaatgttacaacacttattgtgcagtgcttttggtttattcaactggTACGGTAGCTAccgtgcctaaagttttttttttttttttttagtaatcggtttaattttttttttaatatttatgtaagctggtatatatattgttatactgacacaacaaatttcacaatattttcacaattattgacgtgtcaatttcttacaagtcgaaataaaataataaaatatgagactgtgaccaatcacaattaaaaataaatgttttgagaaaatgttacaacacttattgtgcagtgcttttggtttatttaaCTGGCATGATAGCTACAatgcttaaatatatatatatatattttttcagtaataggcttatttttttattttttatttatgtaagctggtctatatattgttatattgacacaacaaatttcacaatattttcacaattattgatgtgtcaatttcttacaagtcgaaataaaataataaaatatgagactgtgaccagccacaactaaaaataaatgttttgagaaaatgttacaacacttatcgtgcagtgcttttggtttattcaactggcaTGGTaggcctaaagttttttttttgtttttttttttatttttatttttagtaatcggtttgtgtttttttttcttttaaatatttatgtaagctggtatatatattatcatattgacacaacaaatttcacaattattgacgtgtcaatttcttacaagccgaaataaaataataaaatatgagactgtgactaactacaactaaaaataaatgttttgagaaaatgttacaacacttattgtgtagtgtttttggtttattcaattcgcacggtagctacagtgcctaaattattttttttttcaataatcggtttgtttttttttttttttttttttttttaatatttatataagttggtatatatattgttatactgacacaacaaatatcataattattgacgtgtcaatttcttaccagtcgaaataaaataataaaatatgagactgtaaccaactacaactaaaaataaatgctttgagaaaatgttacaactcttattattatcacaatatttttacaattgttgagatctcagtttcttatacatcaaataaaaaaatgctaagtccacaacattttaacattaatttataCAGtgcctaatttttattttttatttattttttttttatcagttatcggtttgtgtttttttttttcttttaaatatttatgtaagctagcatatatattaactatataaaaagagccaaaggctcatgaatagtaattttttggtttattcaattagtTAGGtgcaccttttcttttcttttttctttttctttccccttCAAGTATGCCAGTTggtttgagttttgtttttgtttttttttttaagatctttatatgtttactttgtacttgcaatgcaagtttacattgtaaataGACAAAAGTTgttaatattatacacatttgcacaaaaaatggtaaatattatacaaagtttgtaaatgtgtacaaaatttgtcaatttttttgtgtccataatataaatttacattgtaattaaGTACAATATAAACATAgagatattatgaaaatgttgtaacgcatgtgtcaattccttatgaattaaaataaaataaaataaaataataaaatattatatcgagatctagcacaactaaaaatgtcgtgacattttgttgttattacaaTATATTTACAACTATTAAGGTGTaagttataggtcaaaataaaataataaaatattggacTAAGATTTGTCACGGTCTTATACGAttgagattaactttttatgacataattatcaaaatcctTAAAATTAGtatctcttttgattaatgtaaatctctttgtattttaaaaatcaaatgatttatatttatattttgtgatacaaataaaatctaaaattgatcctaatcactaattttttttccccatggCTAGCACGTGCCTTGCACGTGCTGCCTTGACTAGTTTAcgttaaaatgacaaaaaattaaaagtattaaAAGTTCACTTATTTTCAAAAGGctaaaagttaaattatttgcaaaaaacTTGAGACAAAAAGCgaaaatcaagaaacaaataagcaaaagccaaacacaaaataaaactaGTTCACCACTTCTACCAACTACAAGCAAAGAGTTCACTGTTCTCTAGACtagccctttaaaaaaaaaaaaaagaatttgtgaAGTTTCCCATTAATGAATAGATCAATTTGTGGATTTTTGTATTCCATATATTGTGATGAGTGTTAAGCGTttgtggtgaaataattttttcatcacagccttagattttttttttttttttttttttgtgattggaaaatatattaattttaaattataatttatacataTTATTATAATCAGAGGCTAGTGATAATAATCAATATGGCATATGTATTTTTACAAAGaaatgtgtgtttgttttaattttaatatttttttataaatagataaagcaatttgaaaaccATTAGAAGAGTGGTCCTATTTTacaggcaatgttttagtgggagttaaaagaaatgtgtgtttgttttaattttaattttctttataaatggataaagtaatttgaaaaccATTAGGAAAGTGGTCCTATTTTACAGGCAATGTTTTAATGGGAGATAAAGAAACATTTTTACCAAGTTTGCCCCTACTTAAACGTAGGCTGTAGGagtattttgaagaaaaaaaatccagttCAAACGGGGGAAGCCCCTTGAATCCCTGACTATGATTTTCATGAATTCTACGGTGCAGTTTGGATCCGGCTTTTTGCGCGTCTACGTTTTAAAATCACGTttcgttgtttttttttttttcaagccaCAGTATTTGACTTttcacgggtcccacaaactTTACttactaacaattttttttattaaaaataggtctcacgggattatttacacatttaaaaattattttattacagtattttcagtttttatttttcagtttcaataaaataaattttatccaaaCGGATCCTTGCATGAATTTAGAACTGATGACCCCATAATCTCATCAGgttcaaataataattaattactcTTATGCAACAGTggatcattaaatttttttttttattatttttttgagaaactagtgGATCATTAATTGATAGTCGTAGATGCATAAAAACCATTACATTTTTATAGTCCAAGCAACCAAAAACCACTCTTTTTCTGTAATTGGTACAGGCTTATTAAAAAGGTCCACAAAATTCCAAAACTACcccaccaaaacccaatcaatgTTCCCGACAACCGTTTCCTTTAAATTAATGGGGAGGAGGACTAAATAGTAAAATCGTTGTTCTAAACaggaaaatagaagaagaatgaCTTGGTGAAGTGTGTACATTTTCAGCCGCCCCCTTCCCCAATTTTTTTATGCTCTCTCCCCATCAGATAACTGATCAGTAGCTTAGTTCAACTAAACTACCCTCAAAACCGAccgattctctctctctctctctctctcaattctcaaacTCTATCGTTTCGTTCTGATTTCCGCTGCCGAATTGTTTGCTGGATCTTCAGGAAAATGGGTACGCTGCTTCGTACTTCCCTCACTTCTTTTCGTTCTTATTGTTATTATACTCTTACTACTGCTAGTATTGTTAGTGCTAAAAAAATCACGAATCATAATCACAATcagaatcaaaatcaattctTGAAATCTGTTAGAGATCAGTGCATATCTAGAAGCTTTAGGAATGTTGATCATGCCTTACACCTGTTTGATACAATGCTTCACATGCGCCCTTTGCCATCCATTGACGATTTTAATCACGTGTTGGGTGTCATTGCAAGATTGAAGCATTACCCAGTTGTCATTTCTCTAATTAAACGAATCGAATCATTTGGTATCTCTCCTGATGTTTATACTCTTAATATTTTGGTTAACTGCTTCTGCCATTTGAACCGAGTAGATTTTGGGTTTTCTGTCTTGGcaacaattttgaaacttggttATCACCCAAACTCTATTATTCTAAACACCCTTGTCAAGGGGCTCTGTCTTCAAGGTAACATTGCTGGAGCTGTGAGATTGGTAGAAGAAATGGAGAAGAAGGGGTATAAGCCTAATGCAATTACTTGTGGAACAATACTGAATGCTCTGTGTAAGATTGGACAGACTAGTATGGCTATTAGATTGCTTAGGAAGATGGAAGAAGGGAATTTTGAGCTTCATCTGTCAGCGTATAACACAATCATTGATAGTTTATGTAAGGATAGATTGGTAACTGAGGCTTTGTTtagtttctatttcttttagctcttgatcttcttgtatttgtttcattgttcaaagtgttcaccatcgtgaacatgatgttcaattcttttaataaaagtcttattacctatcaaaaaaaattaactgaGGCTTTGAACCTTTTATCTGAAATGATGAGTAAAGGCATTCAACCGGATCTTGTCACTTACAATTCCTTAATTCAAGGCCTATGCAATTTCAGCCTGTGGAGAGAGGCTATTACTTTGTTGAATGAGATGACACAGAGGAAGATCGTGCCATGTGTAAGGACCTTCAGTATATTGGTGGACACATATTGCAAAGAGGGGATGTTGATAGAGGCGAAAAAAGTTTTTGATATGATGATTCAAAGAGGTATTGAGCCTAACGTAGTCTCTTATAATACTTTGATTGATGGatattgtttgcaaaataaaTTGAAGGATGCCATCGAAGCATTGAACATGATGGTTGAGAGGGGTTGTTCACCTAATGTTATTAGCTATAACACATTGATTAATGgattttgtaaaaagaaaagaattgatGGGGCAATGAATTTCTTTCATGAAATGTCCAATAAGGGAGTAACTCCTGATGTTGTGACTTACAACACTCTTATAGGTGGGTTTTGTCGAGTGGAGAGACATAAGGCTACTCTAGAGCTATTTCATAAGATGCAGGCTTGTGGTCAACCTCCATATCCCCAAACCTATGCTGTCTTGTTGGACAGCCTATGCAAGAATGGACAAGTTGTTGAGGCAATAAAAGTGTTTCATGAGATGGAAGACAAAacattgggcaacaatattgTGATTTACAACATTTTAATTGACGGTTTGTGTAATGTTGGGAATCTTACAATTGCAAGAGAACTCTTTTATAGTCTACCTGCAAAAGGATTGCAACCCAATATTCGAACTTTCAATGTAATGATCAAAGGGTTTTGCAAAGAGGGGCTAATTGATGAAGCGAGTGAGTTGCTAGAGAAAATGGATGGGAACCATTTCTCTCCTAATGATCGAACATATAACACAATCATCCAAGGGTTGTTGCAACAGAGTGAGACAGTAAAGGCTATGGAACTTATTAAGATAATGATTGGCAAAGGTTTTTCAGCAAATGCAACCATTGCATCCATGTTGGTTGACTTGCTATCTACAAATCCAGCAGATAAATCACTTCAAGAATTACTTATTAAGACTTTGCCAGTCAATCTATAAGGCATATGTATATTTGTTGGAAGTGGTAATTTACTTTTTATGAAgtgatgtttcttttcatatcattgatgttttttccctttcaaactttattgtcttttttattatttatttatttattatttttaataatctgTAATTAAATAGGTTTTATTTGAAGTGAAGATTTGGTTGACCCTCACAAGGAGTTATTGGATGGGAGGAGAACTTTACTCTCTATGGAGTTGTGATAGATACAGAATAGGTCTTGGGAACCATATCACACATGAACAATGTGACATTCTCTCCTAAAATTAGAAGTGCTATGtcaacaacattttcacaacaaatcataagtggtaacttattattggttttaatttgaatttaccaCTTAAATTACTTATTTGCTCACTAGTAACAACTTATAATAGtttgccacttaagatttgttgtgaaagtgttgtggaCAGAGCTTTTCTCCTTCTAAAATAGCCATAAAAGTTGTAGCATGAAAGGAGTAAACTTTAATTTGATTCTATTCCAATCATTTATATATTCTATTGTTTTATAAACTTCAATTTGAATTGTCCAACATGGGAGAGGCTCCCTATTTTGTCACTTACTGCAGTCTTATAGGTGGGTTTTGTCGAGTGAAGAGACCCCATTATACACAACCATTTTCTACAGTAGAAGGGCCTAAATTATACACCAATTTtccaaaatggaaaagaaatggAACCCCAAATGCTGAACACAAGTTCATTGTTAATGTTCCCTATGAAGTCATGAAGTACAGGGAGACTGGCAAATCCAAGGTTCAATGCATTTACCTTCACCACCACTTAACAAAGGCTAAAATACTCTTAATTTTTTCCCCACCATGAAAAGGCCAACATACCGTCCCATATAGCAGTCGGTCCATCAGCAAAAAAAGCAACTGCAGAAAGAGTCATCGCAACATCTGGCATTTTGTTCATGTTGACATCAATA
This genomic window contains:
- the LOC126697124 gene encoding pentatricopeptide repeat-containing protein At3g22470, mitochondrial-like isoform X1, encoding MGIQPDLVTYNSLIQGLCNFSLWREAITLLNEMTQRKIVPCVRTFSILVDTYCKEGMLIEAKKVFDMMIQRGIEPNVVSYNTLIDGYCLQNKLKDAIEALNMMVERGCSPNVISYNTLINGFCKKKRIDGAMNFFHEMSNKGVTPDVVTYNTLIGGFCRVERHKATLELFHKMQACGQPPYPQTYAVLLDSLCKNGQVVEAIKVFHEMEDKTLGNNIVIYNILIDGLCNVGNLTIARELFYSLPAKGLQPNIRTFNVMIKGFCKEGLIDEASELLEKMDGNHFSPNDRTYNTIIQGLLQQSETVKAMELIKIMIGKGFSANATIASMLVDLLSTNPADKSLQELLIKTLPVNL
- the LOC126697124 gene encoding putative pentatricopeptide repeat-containing protein At1g12700, mitochondrial isoform X3 — encoded protein: MMFNSFNKSLITYQKKLTEALNLLSEMMSKGIQPDLVTYNSLIQGLCNFSLWREAITLLNEMTQRKIVPCVRTFSILVDTYCKEGMLIEAKKVFDMMIQRGGFCRVERHKATLELFHKMQACGQPPYPQTYAVLLDSLCKNGQVVEAIKVFHEMEDKTLGNNIVIYNILIDGLCNVGNLTIARELFYSLPAKGLQPNIRTFNVMIKGFCKEGLIDEASELLEKMDGNHFSPNDRTYNTIIQGLLQQSETVKAMELIKIMIGKGFSANATIASMLVDLLSTNPADKSLQELLIKTLPVNL
- the LOC126697124 gene encoding pentatricopeptide repeat-containing protein At3g22470, mitochondrial-like isoform X2; this encodes MTQRKIVPCVRTFSILVDTYCKEGMLIEAKKVFDMMIQRGIEPNVVSYNTLIDGYCLQNKLKDAIEALNMMVERGCSPNVISYNTLINGFCKKKRIDGAMNFFHEMSNKGVTPDVVTYNTLIGGFCRVERHKATLELFHKMQACGQPPYPQTYAVLLDSLCKNGQVVEAIKVFHEMEDKTLGNNIVIYNILIDGLCNVGNLTIARELFYSLPAKGLQPNIRTFNVMIKGFCKEGLIDEASELLEKMDGNHFSPNDRTYNTIIQGLLQQSETVKAMELIKIMIGKGFSANATIASMLVDLLSTNPADKSLQELLIKTLPVNL